The genome window TTGGATGTTCCCGCCTACAAAATATCCATTTTGCCCAAAAAAGGGTAGGAGGTAATGCGAATGATTCTGCGCAAGCAAACTGTATGGTTGTTGACGATGCTGGCGGTAATGGTGGTATTGTCTGGGTATTACCTGGTGAAAGGTCCGCAAGACCAGATGCCGACCTCAGGCCAGCAGCAGGCGGTCGAAAAGCAGGAGCAAATCTCGGGTGTGTTAGTCGAGTCCAAACAGGTGGAGCAGCCGCCGCAAGCGACTCCGGTCAATGCTAAAAATGAAAAGCAGGTAGCATCCGGTCAACCGGCTGACACCCAAACGAAGCCAACGCCAGAGCAATCGGTAGGAAACGCTGTCGCTCCAGTGGCGGAGACATCGAGCGAGATCTTCCAAGGCTACAAAATGAAGCGGGAAGCACAGCTCCAGCAGCAAAAAGATGAACAGCTCGCCATTATCAGCAGCTCTGAGTCTTCCGCCCAAGCCGTAGCGGATGCGCGGACGAAATACGAACAGCTCTCCACGCAAGAAAACGCCACGACCAACATTGAAGAAATGCTGAAGGCAAACGGCTATCAGGATGCAGTCGTCTTCGTGCAAAATGACAAAGTTACGGTCATCGTGCAAAAAGATAAGCTGAGTGCGAACGAAGCGGTGGATATCATCGCACAAGTGAAGCAGCAATTGAATGTTCCAGCAACCAACGTAACCGTCCAATACAAGACGACATAAGGCCCGAAGCAACATCTGAGTGGATAAGATTGCCGTTATAAGGATAGGAAGAAACGGGCATGATGGTAAGGATTTCCTCACTTCTTCTCAGAAGGAAGCGGGGAAATCCTTTCTTGACGTGATATGGGCTAGAGGCTACCATGGATTTATGCTTTGCTCTTGATACATATATAGCCACCCGGGAACATCTAACGAAACGAAGGAGTGCTCATTCGTGTTGAAAATTCATGAAATCCGAGAAATTATTAAGCTGATTGATCAATCTTCCATTAATGAATTTAAGCTGGAGACAGAAGGCGCAAAAGTAACGCTGAGAAAGTCTGCCGGTACTGAAACAGTGGTCGTATCTCAGCCTGTTGTACAGGCTCCAGTAGCAGCGCCAGTTGCAGTTGCACCTGTAGCGGCAGCACCGGCAGCAGCGCCAGTGGCTGCTGAAGCTCCGAAAGCTGCTCCTGCAGCGCCGGCTTCTGACGATGCCAACCTGCACAAGATCGTATCTCCGATGGTAGGTACTTTCTACAGCGCACCAGAACCGGGCAAGCCGGCTTACGTACAAGCGGGCGACAAAGTGAATGCGAGCAAAGTCGTTTGCATCGTGGAAGCGATGAAGCTGTTCAACGAGATCGAAGCAGAAGTAAACGGCGAGATCGTAAAGGTTCTCGTCGAAGATGGACAATTGGTTGAATACGGTCAGCCGTTGTTTTTGGTGAAGCCAGAATAAGGTGGGGGAGAGCGAAATGTTTCAGAAAGTATTGATTGCCAACCGCGGGGAAATTGCTGTGCGGGTCATCCGTGCGTGCCGCGAGCTGGGCATTCGTACGGTCGCTGTCTACTCCGAAGCGGATCGTGAAGCGCTTCATGTGAAAATGGCCGACGAAGCCTACTGTATTGGTCCGAAAGCATCCAAGGACAGCTATTTGAATATAGCAAACATCATGAGCGTAGCGACCAAGGTGGGCGCTGATGCCATCCATCCCGGTTATGGGTTTTTGGCGGAAAACGCTGACTTTGCCGAGATTTGTGCGGCTTGCAATATTACGTTCATCGGACCAGATCCGGATGCCATCGTGGGCATGGGAGATAAATCTACCGCCAAAGATACGATGAAAGCGGCAGGTGTACCGACTGTTCCGGGAACGGAAGGTCTGATCGAGGACGTCGCAGACGCCATCAAGACGGCAAAAGAAATTGGCTATCCCGTCATGGTAAAGGCTACAGCCGGTGGCGGCGGCCGCGGAATGCGCGTGGCTGTAGATGACGAAGATCTGGAAAAAGCGATCCGTCAAGCGCAGAACGAAGCAAAAACTGCGTTCGGCAACCCGGGTGTGTATCTCGAAAAATTCGTAGAAGGTCCACGCCACGTGGAAATTCAAGTGATGGCAGACAAGCATGGAAATGCCGTCTATCTGGGAGAGCGTGACTGCTCCATCCAGCGCCGTCACCAGAAGCTGATTGAAGAAGCCCCATCGCCTGCGCTCAGTGAGGAACTGCGCAAGCAAATGGGTGAGGCGGCTGTGGCGGCTGCCAAAGCGGTCAATTACCACGGCGCGGGAACGGTTGAATTCCTCCTGGACAAACACGGCAAGTTCTATTTCATGGAAATGAACACCCGCATTCAGGTGGAGCATCCCGTGACGGAGCTCGTAACGGGCTTTGACTTGATCAAGGAGCAGCTGACGGTAGCTGCCGGACAGCCGTTGTCCTTTACGCAAGAGGATATCGTGCTGGACGGTTGGGCGATCGAGTGCCGGATCAATGCGGAGAACCCAGCGAAAAACTTCATGCCGTCCCCGGGACGCATCACAGAGTACCTGGCGCCAGGTGGCTTTGGCGTTCGCGTGGATAGCGCTGCCTACTCCGGTTATTCCATTCCTCCTTATTACGATTCGATGATTGCCAAGCTGATCGTGTGGGGGAAAGACCGCAACGAGGCTATCGAGCGCATGAAACGTGCTCTCGGTGAGTTTGTCGTAGAAGGGATCACGACGACGATTCCGTTCCACCTGAAGGTGCTCGAGCATGAGGTGTTTGTGAGCGGTCAGTTCGATACGAAGTTCCTGGAAACGCATGAGCTGAACCTCGATGAGGAGTAAGACGCTCATTTGTAAAAAGACAGAGCGCTTGGTATAATGGAATACAAATCCAAAGGGAGGTGCGAAGCGTGGAAGAATTTTCTCCAGATTTAGATAGAACAGAACTTGGAAAGGTCCAGATCGCTCCCGAAGTCTTGGAAGTGATCGCCGGCATGGCTGCGTCCGAAGTCGAAGGAGTAGCACAGATGAGCGGCGGTTTCGTAGGGGAAATAGCGGAACGATTAGGCCGTAAAAATATTGCTCGCGGAGTACGCGTAGAAGTGGGCTCTCGTGAAGCAGCTGTGGATGTATCGATTATTGTAAAATACGGACACCGCATCCCGGATGTCGCTCGAAATATTCAAGATAGTGTGCGCAATGCGATCGAGAGCATGACAGGTCTCTCGGTGGTTGAAGTAAATGTACATATCGTAGATGTAGAGCTGAAAGCGGAAGAAAAAGCGCCTGCAGCTGCAACTGCTGTGGTGGAAGATTACCAGCGCGTGCGCTAACAAAGGCAACGGATGGATGCCCCCTACTTACAGGGGGCATTTTCCTCATAAACCTCTACGAAAGGTCTGTCAACCTTTGAACGAGCTATGTTTGATGGTAGACAAACATAGCTGAAGGAGAGATGCATGTGAACTTGTTCGACCGGTTTATCTTGACGATCTACAGTTTTGCGCTGATCATTGCCTCCTGCATCGCGATTGCGGCGACGAGCGGCTTGATTTCTCCGGAAGTTTTCCGCCCTTATGTGGAACAGATGCTCTCGGGAACCAATCTTGCTTATCTCATCGTTGCGATTATCTTCCTCGTTGTCAGCCTTCGCTTCTTTTTCAGTTCATTCCGCAGAACGAAGCCCAAAGTGGATCGCGGGATCCGTCAGCGCAGCGATTTGGGTGAAGTCAATATCACTATCCAGACGATCCAGACGATTGCAGAGCGTGCTGCGCGAAGAGTAAAAGGAGTGCGTGATATCAAGACCAATGTCAAGTCGTTGGAGAGCGGGAACATCATTACGATGCGCGTCTCTGTGGATGGCGAGACACCGTTGCCCGATCTGACGCAGAAGCTGCAGCAGGACGTCAAAGATCAGGTAGAAGGAATTGCAGGCGTCGTGATTTCCGAAGTGGCGGTAGTCGTGACGGAAGTGGCTCAGCAAGAGAACTATGCGGCACGCAGACGTGTGGAATAGAAGGTGAGAGCCATGATATGGGAGTTATTGTGGGAGCACAAGGGGAAGCTATTGGGGATACTCGCCGGATTTATTTTCGGGATCATCTACCTTCTCGTGGGCTTTTGGGATACACTGGTGTTTGTTGTCTTTATCGGTACCGGATATTATATCGGGCGAAAGCTGGATCATAAAGAAGACTTGCGGGAGATCCTGGATCGGATCTTGCCAGGCAAGTTTCGGTAACGGAGGTTACGGGAGGCGCTCCCGAACGCAAATTTAATTGTAGGGTGAATGGAATGAAGCGAAGAACAGCACGAGAAAAAGCAGTCCAATGTCTTTTCCAGATCGATATGGCAGAGGTTCCCGTGACGGAAGCAGTCGCTTTGGTCATGGAGGATTCCCAAGAGAATTCCCAGTTTTTGCGTTATCTGGTGGATGGCGTCATGAACAATCTGGATGCGATCGATGCCGAGATCAAAAAATACCTGCGCGGCTGGCAGCTGGAACGGATTGCGAATGTAGACCGCGCGATACTTCGTCTGGCTTTCTACGAGATCATGTTTGAAGCAGAGACACCTGACAAGGTCGTCATGAACGAAGCGATTGAAATTGCGAAGCTCTTTAGCGATGAGCAATCCCACCGCTACATCAACGGCGTTCTGTCCAGCTTCCTTCAGGCTCGTGAGACTGCACAGGCGTAAACAGGCAGGGGACCGGGGCATGACTAAGGTAATGTTGGGCATTGATACGAGCAATTACCGGACATCACTGTGCTTGGCTCAGGAAGACGGCCGAATTGTAGCAGAAGCAAAGCGCCTCCTGAAAGTGAAGGAGGGAAAGCGCGGACTGCAGCAATCCGAAGCCGTCTTTCAACATGTGATGAACTTGCCGGAATTAAGCGAGCAAATGAAGTGGACCGAATATGAGATCGAAGCGATTTGCGTCAGTGAAAAGCCGCGTCCGGTCGACAGCTCCTACATGCCTGTGTTCAAGGTAGGAGAAGGATTGGGGAAATCGCTCGCGACCTATTTGCGGGTACCATTGCATTTGACGACTCACCAGGAAGGACACATCGCCGCGGGCGAGTACACAGCTGAGAAAAGACCCAGTCAGGATCGATTCCTTGCGGTGCATCTTTCTGGCGGGACGAGTGAGCTGCTATTGTGTGAGCGACATGCTGCCGGGTACAGCATCGAAAAGGTCGGAGGGACCATCGATCTGCATGCGGGGCAATTGGTTGACCGCATCGGCGTAGCTTTGGGCCTCTCTTTTCCGGCGGGCCCGCAGCTGGAAGAGCTCGCCAAGGGAGCGGCGGGAGAGTTTCGGATTTCTTCATCCGTGGAAGGACTTACTTTCAGTTTCTCCGGCCCGGAAGCTTCGCTGCTTCGTACGATTCAGGCTGGCCAGATCAGTCCGGCTGAGATTGCACGCGCTACTGAGCAATGCATCGCCAATACGCTGGAAAAAGCATTGCGCCATGCGGTTGAGCAAGGCTTGCCAAAGGATATCCTGATTGTGGGAGGCGTAGCGGCAAACCAGTACATGCGTGAGCGATTGATCAAACGCCTGGAGCACCCGGCAGTGAAAGCCAAGCTGTACTTTTGTGATCCGGTTTACTCTGGGGACAATGCGTACGGAGTGGCGATGTTAGGGTGGATGAAGCAAAAGACGAACATTAAATAATAATGAACTTTTTATGATTCGGCTTTACAGGTCATCGTGAAATCGGTACACTAGTGGTATCGACGTTATGAAGGAGGCTTTTTCTCCATGGCTGCCATTATTGTTCAAGGAAAAGAAGTAGCGCAAAGCATTCGTGCCGAACTGGCAAATGAAGTGAGCGAACTGAAAAAACAAGGCGTTACGCCTGGTTTGACTGTCGTTTTAGTCGGGGATGACCCGGCTTCTCAATCGTATGTGAGAGGCAAGTCGAAAGGCTGTGAGGAAGTAGGTATTGCCTCTGAAGTGATCTTGAAGGATGCTTCCACGACAGAGGAAGAACTGCTGGCGATCATCCAACAATTGAACGAAAATCCGAACGTTAGTGGGATCTTGGTTCAACTGCCTCTGCCGAAGCATATCTCCGAGAGTGCGGTCATTGAGGCGATCCACCCGGATAAAGATGTAGATGGATTCCATCCGATCAGTGTCGGAAACATGGTGCTCGGCAATGAGACCTTCCTGCCATGCACTCCGCATGGGATTATCGAGCTGATCAAGCGGACGGGTACGGAAATCGCCGGGAAACACGCCGTCGTAATCGGTCGCAGCAACATCGTGGGCAAACCTGTCTCACTCCTGCTGCAGCAGGAAAATGCAACGGTTACCATGTGTCATTCCCGCACGCAAAACCTCGAGGAGTTTACTCGGAAAGCGGATATTCTCGTAGTAGCGACGGGACGCGCGCACATGATTGGCGCCCAGCACGTGAAGCCAGGGGCCGTCGTGATCGACGTCGGGGTAAACCGGATTGAAACCGGCAAGCTCGTGGGCGATGTCAAGTTCGACGAAGTGAAGGACGTCGCTAGCTTCTTGACGCCTGTTCCAGGTGGCGTAGGTCCGATGACAATCACGATGCTTCTCAAAAACACGGTTGCTGCAGCGCGCAAGCAGGCCAGCCGATAACCTGCTGACATGGAAATGGGTAAAGCGAACTACTTTATCCATTTCCTTTTTCATACATAAGAAACTTCGAAGAAAGAAGCAAGCCAGGTTTGCAAAGGAGGACGGCGAATGGCCATTCAGAATATCTTATCTGTCAGTGATCTCAATCGCTACATCAAGATGGTGCTCGAGAAGGACCCCCGCCTCCAGGATGTATGGGTGCGCGGAGAGATTTCCAACTTTACACACCATTCAAGCGGACATATGTACTTTACCCTCAAAGATAACCAATCGCGGATCAAGGTCGTGATGTTTGCCAGCTATAATCGTTTCCTGCGGTTTTTGCCCAAAGATGGCACCAAAGCAATCGTCCGTGGTTCCATTTCTGCCTTTGAACGGGACGGGGCCTATCAGCTTTACGCGAAAGAGATGCAGCCGGATGGACTGGGATCTCTTTATTTGGCTTTCGAGCAGCTTAAAGAAAAGCTTGCAGTGGAAGGGTTGTTTGCGGCAGAGCGAAAACGACCGCTTCCCCGTTTCCCGAAAAGAGTCGGCGTCGTTACCTCGCCGACGGGAGCTGCCATTCGTGATATTTGCACAACCATTCGCCGTAGGTATCCGCAGGCTGAGATTGTGCTTTCTCCTGCCGTCGTGCAGGGTGTCGAAGCACCGGCTTCCATTATTTCAGCCATTCGGATGATCAACTCCCAGCCGGACATCGATGTGTTGATCGTGGGGCGCGGGGGCGGCTCGATCGAGGAATTGTGGGCGTTCAACGATGAGCAGGTCGCGAGGGCGATTGCGGCTTCCATGATCCCTGTCATCTCTGCGGTGGGGCACGAAACGGATGTGACGATCGCGGATTTCGTAGCGGATGTGCGGGCCGCGACCCCAACGGCGGCAGCTGAGCTAGCCGTTCCGCACTACCTCGAGTGGGTAGAGAGAGTCCGTCAGTTTGATGCCCGGATACATCGAGCCGTCCACAACCGAATCACGGATCAACGAAAGCGCTTGACTCAATTGAGCCATTCGTACGCGATGCGCCAGCCGCAGCGTCGCCTGGAAGAGGCAGCCGAGCGCCTCGACCGTGCGCAGCTGCGGATGAAACAGTCGATGAAGCATCTGCTCACCCTGCGAAAAGAGCGCTATGATCGGCTTGCCGAGCGAATCAAGCGATATCGGTTGGCAGATCAGGTGGGGGAGCGCCGAAAACAAGTGCTGACGGTACGGGCGCGGCTCGATGATCGGATGCGCAGAAAATGGATGGAGAAGCAGCTGAGCTTTTCGTCAAAAGTCGCCCAGCTGGATGCGCTAAGCCCGCTGAAGGTCATGCAAAGAGGGTTTTCCCTCGTCTATGCCAATGGCCAGATTGTCAAATCCGTAGAGCAATTTGCGAGCGGTGATGAGCTCGTGGTACGATTAAGCGATGGAACCGCGACTGCACGCGTGGAACAGATCGATCGGGAGGAGAAGCACGATGGCTCGAAAGAAAGCAGACCAAGAGATTGATATGCAGTTTGAAGAAGCGATGAAACGGCTGGAAGTGGTCGTGATGAGGCTGGAAGAAGGCGACATCCCGCTGGAAGAGGCGATCACCCTTTATCAGGAAGGGGTCACCCTTTCCCGGATTTGCGGCCAAAAGCTCGATGCGATCGAAGCGAAAATCACCCAACTCGTGGAAGAAGACGGCATGCTGAAGCAAAAAGCTTTTCGCGTGGAAGGAGAAGCGTGATGGCTGTGGACACGTTTGATACATATCTGGCTGAAAAGACCGCCTATATCGAGGGTAAATTGACTCCTGCTCTCGAGCGGGAAGGCGTCCCGGCAGCTCTGTATGAATCGATGAAGTACTCCCTGATGGCGGGTGGCAAAAGGCTGCGCCCGATGCTTGTTCTGGCTGTGCTGGAAGCGATGGGCAAGCCGATAGAGCGAGGAGTTCCTTTTGCGGTGGCACTGGAGATGATCCATACCTATTCGCTTATTCACGACGATCTGCCAGCCATGGATGATGACGATCTGCGCCGGGGCAAACCGACCAATCATAAGGTATACGGGGAAGCAACTGCCATTCTTGCAGGGGATGCGCTGCTCACCCGTGCGTTTTCCCATATCGCCGAAGCGTATCGGGGACGCCTGGACGTTTCAGCTCACACGATCGTGAATCTGATCGCGGAGCTGGGCAAACGAGCGGGTGCAACGGGAATGGTTGGCGGTCAAATGGCTGATATCGAAGGGGAAAGCAAGTCCCTTGAGCTGCATGAACTGGAGTTTATCCATGAACACAAAACGGGGGATTTGTTGATCGCTGCCCTGCGTGGAGGCGGCTACTTGGCTGAAGCCAGTGAACAGCAAATGGAAAAGCTGACTCGTTACGGATATTGCATTGGACTGGCCTTCCAGATTCAGGACGATATTTTGAATGTAGAAGGTGACGCAGCCGAGCTGGGAAAAGCTGTCGGCAGCGATGCGGAGCGACAAAAGGCGACGTATCCGTCCATTTTGGGTCTTGCCGAGTCCAAAGCGCGGTTGGATGCACTTATCACCGAAGCAAAAGCGGCGCTCAAGGATGCGGGCTTTGCGCACTCCGCATTGAGTCCTTTGGCTGATTATGTTCGGGATCGCAAAAAATAGCACAGAACGAGAAAAGGCCCGAATGTGATTCGGGCTTTTTCCTATATGGTGCCGGATTGGAGCATGCGTAGCGGCACGCTAGTTATCAGCTGTGATGGTTTGGTTTCTGCCTGAATTCTTAGCCCGATACAGGGCTTGGTCTGCCAATTGAATCAACGCTTCAGCCGAAGTAGAGTGGGTGGGGCAGTGAGAGATCCCCAGGGAGACAGTAATGGTTTTCCCTACAGGATTCGAACGTTGTTCGAGGGTGTTGCGTATGCGCTCCGCCACCCAGTAAGCCTCTCTGGAGGAAGCGTGGGGGATGAGAGCGATGAATTCTTCTCCGCCGTACCGACAGCACACATCACCCGGCCTGATGGAGGAGGCGATGATATTCGCAAAATGCTTCAACACGTCGTCCCCAGCCTGATGACCGTAGGTGTCATTGATGGATTTAAACCTGTCTATATCCATCATGATAATGGAAAAGGAGGTTTCCTCCTCGAGCCATTTCTGCATGATTGCTTCAAGTGTTCTTCGATTTGTCAATCCGGTTAACGGATCCGTCATCGCTTCCAGTGTCAATTGATCGGTTTGTTTGGCAATCTCTCTGACGGCATAGCGTATGGCATCTGTCAGCAAATTTGCCTCTCTGTTCCAATGCCGCCCTCCTTCGGGGAGCTCCACCTTCTCCGTGCCGATTTTGCCCACGAGGTTGGCAAGTGAAACAAAAGGCTGTGCCAGACGGCGTGCTAACAGGATGACCACCAACATCAACAGTGCAAACGGAGTCAAGGTATACAAGAGAATAGCGAGAATTTGCGCGTTCAGTTGTTCGGTAATGACACGGATCGGCGACACGACGACGACCCCCCAACCGTTAGCAGGGACATTTACGTAACCCGCTAGCAGCTCTTCCCCTCTCAGGTTAACCGACTCTTCACGACCGTTTCTATGCTGCAGAAGCTTTTTGACAACCTGATTCTCACTGATATCCTCACCGATTCGATTTTTGTCGCGGTGGAACAGCACATGTCCGTTAGATCCTACGATGTAAAAATAGGAGCCTAGCTCGTCCAAAGGGTTGTTCGCGAAGATCATGTTCATTACGTTTTTTTCCTGGAGGTAAAGGGATCCTCCTATGTAACCGCGGTACATGCCGTTATGATCGTAAATGGGCTCGCTCATGAATACCATGAGCCGTCCAGAAGCAGTGGAAATGTAGGGTCTGGAGACGTACGGCTTTTTCAAGGTCAATGCGGCTCTCGCTTCTTCTGTCACGATATGCTTGCCACCTGTGCCGAGTGATTTCGGAGACACGCTGCGGATTAATCCCGTTTCATCCACCAAGGCAATGGAATTGAAGTAATTGCTGCTGTTGCGCAATAGCTCCAAGGTAGAGGAAATCTCTTCAGCAGGCATGGCGTTCATGTTGGTAAGGATGGAGGCGGAATAGCGCAGGCTGTTTTGCATGGAGATAAACAAAGAGTCGATGGTCTGACTCATCTTTACCGCGCTAGAGTAATTCAAGGTAAGTGTCGTGTCGATCAGTGATTTTTTTTTCGATTGGTAGGAGGCCATTAACAGAATCGTCAAAGTGAGTAAAACGGAAAGGGATACGAGTCCCGTCAAAAGTGTCGTCAAACTAATGTTTTGCCTTTGCTCATCTTTCTTTCTGGGTAGCACGGCGATCAAACAACCCCCTCAAGTTCCATAAATGCAATGCGGACAAAAATGATCAAAACTCTATCATTTTAATCCATTCATGGCATTTGATCTATATGTAAATAGCGAAATTTTCATAAGGAATATGAAAAAAAACAGTGCGCACCGGATAGCACCGTAGCACACTGTTTGATTTGGATATCTTTTTTTATAGTGCCTTGTCGTTCACGCTGTCGAGCCAAGCATGAATGTCACCTATTACGGACTGGACGCACCCATCTTCAAACGGAGAATAGAGCTTTGCGACTTTGACCAACTCCGTAAACGACTTGCTGCCGCCTTCACGACACAAGGTCAGGTAATCCTCCCAAGCCTGTTCGCGATTTTCCTGGGCACGCTTCCAGAATTGGAAGGCGCAAATTTGGGCCAATGTGTAGTCGATGTAATAGAACGGGTCGCGATAGATGTGGCCTTGCTGCTGCCAGAAGCCGCCTTCCTCGAGGAATTCATTTTCGTCGTAATTGCGATGAGGGAGGTATTTACGTTCAATTTGGCGCCATGTTTGTTTCCGCTCCGCGGGAGTCATCTCCGGATTTTCATAGATCGCATGCTGGAACTCGTCTACGGCCACCCCATACGGAATGAAGGTGAGCCCGCTTTCCAAGTGCGAGAATTTGTACTTCTCCGTATCCTCCTGAAAGAACAGCTCCATCCAGGGCCAGGTCAAAAACTCCATGCTCATGGAGTGAATTTCACAGGCTTCGTAAGTCGGGAAATGATACTCCGGGACTTCGAACCCGCGACTTACATATACCTGAAACGCGTGCCCTGCTTCGTGGGTCAGGACGTCAATGTCTCCAGAGGTGCCATTGAAATTCGCGAATATGTACGGCAGCTCGTATCGGCTGATGTATGTGCAGTAGCCCCCATTTGCTTTTCCCTTTTTACTGAGCAGGTCGAGGCAATCGTTTTCCAGCATGAAAGAGAAAAATTCATCCGTTTCCGATGAAAGCTCGGCATACATCTTTTTGCCGTTTTCGACGATCCACTCGGGGGACCCCTTTGGCGTCGGATTCCCTGTAGCGAAGTCGAAGCCCAGATCGTAGTACTTCATAACATCGACACCGATGCGCTCACGCTGCCGCTCTGCAAGCTTCGAAGCGACAGGAACGATGTGCTCGTAAACTTGCTTGCGGAAATTGGCTACGTGCTCCGCGCTGTAGTCGGTTCGATTGAGGCGCGCATAAGCCAGCTCCACGAAGTTAGAAAATCCGAGCTTCTCTGCAATCCGGGAGCGGACCTTGACCAAATCGTCGAAAATGCGGTCTAGCTCTTCCGAATGGGTTTTAAAAAATGCGTATTTCGCCTCGTGGGCGCGTTTGCGTGTCTCTCTGTCCTGTGAGCTCTGGAAGGGGATCAGCTGCGGGATCGTCCGCTCCTCGCCGTCAAACTGGATTTTAGCGGAAGCGATCAGTGCGACATACCGGCTGACCAGCTTGTTTTCTTCCTGCAGATCACCCACGACGTCTGGCGAAAAGGTCGTGAGGGTAGTATTGGCTATGCGAAAGAGCTGTGCTCCCCATTTTTCCTCAAGCTGAGGACGGAATCGGGAGTGGACGATCGCCTCGTAGTAACGGGAGATGAGTCCTTGGTACATGGGTCCTACTTCATCCCAATAATCCTGTTCCTCTTTGTAGGTAGGGTCCTCCGTATTGATGGTATGGCGGATCTGTGCGACTTCCCGTGCAGATTCCACTTCTTGACGCAGCTGGATCAGCTGTCCCATCACCTTGTCTTGCGCTTCAAAGCTTGCAGCTTCCTGGAAAGAAGCCAAAAGCTGGTCAAATCGCTGCTGCACTTGATCCATATCGACTCGTTCATAAGCTATTTGAGAAAACTTCATGGAGGCTCCACCTCACCTTCAAAATTTTCCGATCCATTATATTTTAATGTGTAAGAATTTGTTATTGCAATAAGTAAGCAAACAGAAGCTCGTTATT of Brevibacillus choshinensis contains these proteins:
- the xseB gene encoding exodeoxyribonuclease VII small subunit; the encoded protein is MARKKADQEIDMQFEEAMKRLEVVVMRLEEGDIPLEEAITLYQEGVTLSRICGQKLDAIEAKITQLVEEDGMLKQKAFRVEGEA
- a CDS encoding polyprenyl synthetase family protein, producing MAVDTFDTYLAEKTAYIEGKLTPALEREGVPAALYESMKYSLMAGGKRLRPMLVLAVLEAMGKPIERGVPFAVALEMIHTYSLIHDDLPAMDDDDLRRGKPTNHKVYGEATAILAGDALLTRAFSHIAEAYRGRLDVSAHTIVNLIAELGKRAGATGMVGGQMADIEGESKSLELHELEFIHEHKTGDLLIAALRGGGYLAEASEQQMEKLTRYGYCIGLAFQIQDDILNVEGDAAELGKAVGSDAERQKATYPSILGLAESKARLDALITEAKAALKDAGFAHSALSPLADYVRDRKK
- a CDS encoding sensor domain-containing diguanylate cyclase, with translation MAVLPRKKDEQRQNISLTTLLTGLVSLSVLLTLTILLMASYQSKKKSLIDTTLTLNYSSAVKMSQTIDSLFISMQNSLRYSASILTNMNAMPAEEISSTLELLRNSSNYFNSIALVDETGLIRSVSPKSLGTGGKHIVTEEARAALTLKKPYVSRPYISTASGRLMVFMSEPIYDHNGMYRGYIGGSLYLQEKNVMNMIFANNPLDELGSYFYIVGSNGHVLFHRDKNRIGEDISENQVVKKLLQHRNGREESVNLRGEELLAGYVNVPANGWGVVVVSPIRVITEQLNAQILAILLYTLTPFALLMLVVILLARRLAQPFVSLANLVGKIGTEKVELPEGGRHWNREANLLTDAIRYAVREIAKQTDQLTLEAMTDPLTGLTNRRTLEAIMQKWLEEETSFSIIMMDIDRFKSINDTYGHQAGDDVLKHFANIIASSIRPGDVCCRYGGEEFIALIPHASSREAYWVAERIRNTLEQRSNPVGKTITVSLGISHCPTHSTSAEALIQLADQALYRAKNSGRNQTITADN
- a CDS encoding M3 family oligoendopeptidase, encoding MKFSQIAYERVDMDQVQQRFDQLLASFQEAASFEAQDKVMGQLIQLRQEVESAREVAQIRHTINTEDPTYKEEQDYWDEVGPMYQGLISRYYEAIVHSRFRPQLEEKWGAQLFRIANTTLTTFSPDVVGDLQEENKLVSRYVALIASAKIQFDGEERTIPQLIPFQSSQDRETRKRAHEAKYAFFKTHSEELDRIFDDLVKVRSRIAEKLGFSNFVELAYARLNRTDYSAEHVANFRKQVYEHIVPVASKLAERQRERIGVDVMKYYDLGFDFATGNPTPKGSPEWIVENGKKMYAELSSETDEFFSFMLENDCLDLLSKKGKANGGYCTYISRYELPYIFANFNGTSGDIDVLTHEAGHAFQVYVSRGFEVPEYHFPTYEACEIHSMSMEFLTWPWMELFFQEDTEKYKFSHLESGLTFIPYGVAVDEFQHAIYENPEMTPAERKQTWRQIERKYLPHRNYDENEFLEEGGFWQQQGHIYRDPFYYIDYTLAQICAFQFWKRAQENREQAWEDYLTLCREGGSKSFTELVKVAKLYSPFEDGCVQSVIGDIHAWLDSVNDKAL